GCGCCGATCGCGCCATGGCGAAGATCGGCGCGGACGACACGATGTTCCTGGAGCCTACTTGGCGCGTTTGGTCGGCTGCGGCGGCGATGATCGCCGCCGGCGACGGCCGCGCCGATCCCGCAGTGCTGCGGGATCATCTGAGCTGGTTCGATCAACGCGCCGCGCAGTTCGATGCGGTCTATCCCATCTACCGCGCCCAATACCGGATGTCGCTGGGCTATCTCGCGGCGGCGAGCGGCCAGGCCGCCCTGCTGGATCAGGCGCTTGCGAAGCCGGGCGACGAGGGCATCGTCGAGCAGCATCCGGCCACCGCGCAGTTGCATCAGGTCCTGCTGGCGGAAAAGGACCGGTTGTCCGGCCGCGCCCGCGCCGCCGCGGATCGGCTGGCGCCTATCGTCAAACGCGACGACGCCTTGCTGCTGGCGCATGCGGCGTTCGGCCGTGCGCTGCGGGACAGCGGCGATAACGAAGGCGCGTTGGCGCAGGCGCGGTGGGTGGCTTCGCATCGCGGCCGTGCCTTCGTGGAACGCGGTCTGAGCAGCCTGCTCGATCCGTTGGCCGTGGCGAGCACGACCGTAGCGGACCTGGATGCGGCAGAGCTGCTGAAAGCGCTGGGCCGCGACGAGGAATCCAAGCAGGCGCTGGACAAGTTCCTGTCGGCATGGAAAGAGGCGAACCTGCCCGGGTACCTGCGTACCCGGGTGGCGGCATTGCAGGGTTAGCTGGCGAGCAGCGCGGCCGGGCAGCGGAAGCTGAAGGGCAGCGACATCGCTTCCTCGAGTTTTGCGCGGTCGCGGGCGATGCTTTCCTTGGTGGCGATGCTGTCGCCCGCACCCATCTGCAGGCATGCGCCGGCCGTGGCCGTTGCCGTGAGGCCTGTGGTCAGGGCCTTCGTCGCCGCCGGCGGCTTGTAGCCCGCCTGGACCAATGCAGCATTCGCATCCTTCTTGAACAGCCGTCGGAACTCGTTGTCGGTGGACAACAGGTCCAATAGCTTCTTGACGACCTTCGGATCCAGCGGCGCGGGTCCCGGACCCTTCCCCGTTTTCTTCGTTGCCATGCACGTTCCCCTTCGTGATGAGTCACACAACAGGGTGCGACGCTACCCTTGTCGTGCGTCGGTAGCAAGCGCGGCGAGCCGCTTTTCCGCCGACTCCGAGGGCGCGAACCAGCCCGAAGCGGGCGGGGTCCGATCCATCGATGCGAAAGCTCTCGGCGCGGATGGGCCGATGGATGATCGGTTGCGACGGCTACCGCGCCTCGCCGCACGTTTCCCGTCGGGCCATGAAGCCTTGAAGAGCGGTCAGGCCGTTTTATTGGTTTCGCACGGCCGCGGACATATTTTTTCTTGGAAGCCGGTCGATCTGCCTCTAACGTATCGGCTCGAGCGAGGACCGGAGTGGGGCATGCGAGTCAGGCGTTGCGCGGTCCTGTGGCTGGAGCCGAAGGAAACGGCGCGCTTCGAACTCGAAAACCTGCTGGCCGGCGGCACCGGCGTGGCCAGCGCCATGCGGTGGTTCGCGCATGCGCCGCAACTGGACGCGCCGTTGTCGATCGAAGCCGCCGACGTCGAACTGCTCGGCTCGCTCAGCCCGAACGATTGGGTCGATGCCGCGCCGTTGCGCGAACGCCATGGCGCTCGCCTTCGCGATCTGATGAAAGCCGGCCTGGTGATCGGTCGCGGCAAAGCCTGGGATCCGCAGCGGCTGGCCGATGAGCGTTTCCGCGAGCAGCACTGGTTCGGCCCGGCCGCGCTGTTGCACGCCGATTCGCGCTGG
Above is a genomic segment from Luteimonas galliterrae containing:
- a CDS encoding NHLP-related RiPP peptide is translated as MATKKTGKGPGPAPLDPKVVKKLLDLLSTDNEFRRLFKKDANAALVQAGYKPPAATKALTTGLTATATAGACLQMGAGDSIATKESIARDRAKLEEAMSLPFSFRCPAALLAS